A stretch of DNA from Vibrio gallaecicus:
GAAGAAATGATTAAGCTGGTAGACAGAATGTCGAGTGCTGTTCCTATTGTTGAAGATCTCGCAAAAAATAACAGCAATATCACCGAAATTTTGACCGTTATTGAGGGGATCTCTGAGCAGACTAACTTGCTGGCACTTAATGCTGCAATTGAAGCAGCAAGGGCCGGTGAGCAAGGGCGAGGCTTTGCGGTTGTTGCTGACGAAGTTCGAAATTTAGCAAGCCGGACACAGTCTTCAGTGGGTGAAATTCGTGAAGTAATTGGTAAAGTACATGCTGGTACACAAGATGTGGTAGAAGCCATCCAAGAAGGCAATGTGCTCGCCAATGATACCGCTGAACATGTTCAAAAAGCAGTTCAAGATTTAAGTGCAATTTTTGAATCTATAGCGGCAATCAGTGATATGAATAACCAGATTGTACGAGCGGCTGAAGAACAGCAGTCAGTATCTGGTGAAGTGAATCAAAGTGTTTCAAATATCCGAGATTTGAGTGCTCAGATTTTGGAAAATGCAGGTTCTTCAGAGCAGGTTGGTCAAGAGATCGACCAGCTGGTGAATCAGCAAAAAGATTTAGTGAATCAGTTTAAAGTTTAAGCATAGTTTAATGACACTATGTCAGGCCAGCTTAAGCACTGTGAAACTTCAAATATTATTCTATAAATTAAAAGGCGAACTTCATTATGAAGTTCGCCTTTCTGTTTGATATCAACTACAGCTTAGTATCAATTAAGAGGGCTAAAGCTTGCCGCTGAAATTGATCTTAGTCTTCAATAAACCAGTAACCTTTGTTAACTAGGTCCGTCAGAAGTGATATTGAAGCTTGGCTCATCGTGATTCCAGAATGAATAACAGGCTGGTTACAGAGAGTATTAAGGAATGCAGTGTCTTCATCAGCCACCTTAATTACCTCACCATTAATATAAGCCATCTTATCTTCATGCTCATGATAAAGCGCTTTTAGACCGGATACTCTGTAGATTTCTCCTTCAGACTCTAAGTGCTGTGTTACTTCTTCAGGTTTCCATAATGGCTCTGGAGCCACAATATTGAGTTGGTGGCGAGATTGGCTTAGCAAACAGCCCATGAAATCATTAACGGTATCTGGTTGCTCTAATGCCGACTTCAACATAGTAGTTAAATTCGCTAGATCAGACGTACGGATTTTTCCGTAAGTGTCTTGAGTTTTGAATTCAGGATCATGAAGGTGTACATCACCCATATCATGAGCTAGAACGAAATCAGCAAAGTTACTGATAAGCTCTTGTTCTTTAGGAGAGCGGTAGCCAATTGAGTAGCTCATTGAAGGCTCTAGAGTATTACCTTCATGTGGGAAACCTGGCGGGATGTATAAAATATCACCGGGCTCTAAAGTTTCGTCGATGATGGCATCAAAGCCTTCAATCTGTCTCAATGCAGAAGCTCGGCAAGTCTCTTTGTACTGACCTACATCTTTTGCACCAACGCGCCATTGGCGTTTACCTTGCCCTTGAATGATGAA
This window harbors:
- a CDS encoding ribosomal protein uL16 3-hydroxylase → MYQLSFSMPEFLENYWHKKPTILKGGFQNFIDPISPEELAGLSMEEEIDSRFVSNFNDEWTAEHGPFGEEKFSQLSESHWQLIVQAANHWHEGANQLTEAFTSLPNWLFDDLMICYSAIGGGVGPHIDQYDVFIIQGQGKRQWRVGAKDVGQYKETCRASALRQIEGFDAIIDETLEPGDILYIPPGFPHEGNTLEPSMSYSIGYRSPKEQELISNFADFVLAHDMGDVHLHDPEFKTQDTYGKIRTSDLANLTTMLKSALEQPDTVNDFMGCLLSQSRHQLNIVAPEPLWKPEEVTQHLESEGEIYRVSGLKALYHEHEDKMAYINGEVIKVADEDTAFLNTLCNQPVIHSGITMSQASISLLTDLVNKGYWFIED